Genomic DNA from Candidatus Eisenbacteria bacterium:
TCCCGACGGGCTCTGCGGCTCGATCATCAGGCGGGAGATGGCGCCCGGCCTGGCGGCCGGCCGCGTGGGCCCCGGCCTTCTGCGCGGCGCGTCCGCGGTCGCGGGCGTGATCGCGAAAGACCGCGGGGTCACCATCACCGGGGCGGTCGCCCCGGAGTCTGGGGAGGAGGGAGAGCGCGGACCCCCGCACGCGATCTTCCTGACCGCGCTTTTCGTCGCGCTCATCCTGAGCGCGGTCTTCCGCGCGGCTTCCGGGCGGCGCGGCTGGATGTGGACCGGGCGCGGAGGATGGTGGGACGGCCGCGGCCCGGGCGGGTACGGCGGAATGTTCGGGGGATTCGGAGGCATGGGGGGCGGATTCGGCGGCGGCGGGGGCTTCGGAGGCTTCGGCGGAGGCCGGAGCGGAGGAGGGGGCGCAAGCGGTGGTTTCTGAGCGGTCGGAAGGAAGCGGCAGCCGGAGCGCCGATGTGGCCTAGGCGATTCGACGCGCGTCGGGCGGCTCAACGCGGCGTGGACGCAGCACGTCGCGCCGTCGGGGAGAAACTTCGCGGAGCGGCGCTCTACGGCAGCGCCGTCTCGGGGGAATTTCATCCCGGGCACTCGGACGTGAACGTCGCGTTCGTGTTCTCCGCGCTCGGGACGGCGGAGCTTTCGGCGCTGAACCGCGCCTACCCGGTCTGGAGGCGCTCCCGCGTGGTGCGGCCGCTGCTTCTCTCCGAGGAATCCCTGCGTCGCTCGCTCGACTCCTACCCGCTCGAATACCTCCTCATCCGGGAAGGGCACGAGGCGATCTTCGGTGTGGACTATTTCGGACCCGTGGTGATCGATCGCGAGGAATTGCGGCTCGAGGTGGAGCGGGTCCTCCGCGCCCAGGAGCTGGGGCTGGGCTTGAGCTACGTCGCGCTCGCCGGCACGCGCGGCGGCGCGAGGCTCTGGGCGTTGCAGGCTTTGAACGCGATCGCGGCGTCGGCCTCGGGCCTCCTCTACCTCTCGGGGCGGCCGGTTCCGCGACGGAAACGCGACCTCGCGGAACACTGCGCGGCCGCGTTCGGCGTCGACGCCGCGGCATTCACTCGGCTCCTCACGCTGCGGGAGACAAAACGGGACCGCGTCGCCGCGGTCGCACTCTTGGACTCCGCATTGACAATCCTGAACCAGCTGCTCGAGTCGGCCGAGCGGATATCCGCTCCGCCCCAGAACGCCTAAGGAGGAAACCGATGGCATCGCGCGTAAATCCCTGGATCGTGGCGGGGCTCGTGGTCGGCGGACTGCTTCTCATCGTGCTTTTCATCGCAGGGTACGTGCGCGCGAGCTTCAACGAGATGGTGTCGCAGCAGGAGCAAATCAAGACCGCCTGGGCGCAGGTGGAGAACCAGCTCCAGCGCCGGTACGATCTGATCCCGAATCTGGTCGAAACCGTGAAGGGGTACGCGAAACAGGAGACCACGATATTCACCGCGATCGCAGACGCCCGCGCCAGGATCGGAAGCGCGCAGACGATTCCGCAGAAGATCGAGGCCAACAACGAGCTGTCGAGCGCCCTTGCGAGGCTCCTGGTCGTCGTGGAGAACTACCCCGTGCTCAAGTCCAGCGAGAACTTCCAGCGATTGCAGGACGAGCTGGCCGGGACGGAGAACCGGATCTCGGTGGAGCGCATGCGATACAACGAGGTCGTCCGCGCGTACAACATTCATATCCGCCAGTTCCCGGCGAACCTGATCGCGTCGGCCTTCAACTTCGAGCTGCACCCGCTCTTCGAGGCGCCCGTCAACGCGCGAACCGCGCCGCAGGTGAAGTTCTAGCGCTTCGCGATCCCGCCGGGTTGCGCTATGCTCGTGGCGTCGCGGCCACGGTGTCGACCGCGGCGAGAGTGGGAAGGGCCTCCCTCTGGAGGCCCGGGAAGTCGGTGTGAATCCGACACGGCCCCGCCACTGTGAGCGGTGACGAGAGCGGCATCAGGCCACTGGGCGTAGCCCGGGAAGGCGCCGCTTGAGAACGATCCGCGAGTCAGGAGACCGGCCCGCTCTCTCGATTCACCACGTCCTTCGAGAGGGAGGACCATGGGACCGCTCGTTTCGACTCTCCGCCGCGTTTTCGCCGCACTTCTTTTTCTCTCCCTGACTTTCTCAATCACCGGGACCGCGCTCCCGGACGATGACGAAGGGTCCCCCGCTCCTTCGGCGCCTCCCGCCGAGCCCGCGCCGGAGCGTCCCCGCTACCGGCTCGAGCCGATCGTGGTCACGCCGAACCGGCTCCCGATCCGGCTCGACCGTGTCCCCTCCGACGTCACCGTGATCTCGCCGGAGCGGCTCCTCGCCAAGCGGCCTTTCCTGATCGCGGACGCGCTTCGCGACGCGCCCGGCATCGACGTCCAACGCTCGGGCACCCTCGGGAAGCTCACGGACGTGCGCCTGAGGGGCGCCGACCCGCGCCAGACGCTGGTCCTGTTCGACGGCATTCCACTGAACGGGCCCTGGCTCGGGAGCTTCGACTTCGCGGATTTCATGGGCTCGGGTTCCAATCAGGTCGAGATCCTCGGCGGGCCGGCGTCCTCGCTCTATGGGTCGGGGGCCGTCGGCGGGGTCATCCAAATTCTGAGCGCCCCCGGCACGGGTGAAGCGAGGCGAAGCGTATTCGCGGACTACGGCGAGGGGCGGACGTTCCGGCAGGGTTTCACCTGGCAGGGCCCCGCGGGGGCCACGCGCGCCGGTCTTTCCGTGACGCGGCTCACGTCGGAAGGGTCGGGCGCGCGCGACGCGTACGCCGGATTGAACGCGCAGCTTCATCTCGAGATACCGGTCGGGAAGGAGCACCTGCGCCTGGGCGCCTTGGCGACGCAGGGGGACAAGGAGCTTCCGTTCGATTTCTTGTTCGACACGTCGGACACGACCCTCTCGCCGTTCGGCTCCCTGAAGCAGATCCGCGATCCCAACAACCAGGAGAAGGATCGCATCCTCGCGGGGAGCGTGGCGTACGAGCGGGACTTGGGAGAGCATGCTTCGCTCGAGGGCGAGGTCTCCGGTTTCGCGGGGGAGATCGAGAACCAAAATCCCCCGAACCCCCCCTCCACGACCGACTATCAAAGGACCCAGCTCGACAACAGCCGAAGCATCGCATCGATTCGGGCGCGGGTCTTCCCCGCCGATTGGCTCCGGGCGGTGCTCGGCGCGGAATACCGGACCGAGGGCGTCGACCGTCTGGACGATTCGAACTCAGGCGGGTTCGGGGGCGTCACGAGCGTCGTGGAGGACGTGCAGAGCCGATCGCTCTTCGCGCAAGCCCACTTCGAATGGGGCGGGCGCGTCGCCCTCGATCCTGGCATC
This window encodes:
- a CDS encoding TPM domain-containing protein; translation: MTVADLGGEEIEPAAVDLFRAWGIGRKGKDDGVLILLAWRERRVRIEVGYGLEGILPDGLCGSIIRREMAPGLAAGRVGPGLLRGASAVAGVIAKDRGVTITGAVAPESGEEGERGPPHAIFLTALFVALILSAVFRAASGRRGWMWTGRGGWWDGRGPGGYGGMFGGFGGMGGGFGGGGGFGGFGGGRSGGGGASGGF
- a CDS encoding LemA family protein, translating into MASRVNPWIVAGLVVGGLLLIVLFIAGYVRASFNEMVSQQEQIKTAWAQVENQLQRRYDLIPNLVETVKGYAKQETTIFTAIADARARIGSAQTIPQKIEANNELSSALARLLVVVENYPVLKSSENFQRLQDELAGTENRISVERMRYNEVVRAYNIHIRQFPANLIASAFNFELHPLFEAPVNARTAPQVKF
- a CDS encoding TonB-dependent receptor; protein product: MGPLVSTLRRVFAALLFLSLTFSITGTALPDDDEGSPAPSAPPAEPAPERPRYRLEPIVVTPNRLPIRLDRVPSDVTVISPERLLAKRPFLIADALRDAPGIDVQRSGTLGKLTDVRLRGADPRQTLVLFDGIPLNGPWLGSFDFADFMGSGSNQVEILGGPASSLYGSGAVGGVIQILSAPGTGEARRSVFADYGEGRTFRQGFTWQGPAGATRAGLSVTRLTSEGSGARDAYAGLNAQLHLEIPVGKEHLRLGALATQGDKELPFDFLFDTSDTTLSPFGSLKQIRDPNNQEKDRILAGSVAYERDLGEHASLEGEVSGFAGEIENQNPPNPPSTTDYQRTQLDNSRSIASIRARVFPADWLRAVLGAEYRTEGVDRLDDSNSGGFGGVTSVVEDVQSRSLFAQAHFEWGGRVALDPGIRLEDHSRFGSYGIPRVALGVHFPGTGIKLRGGYGRAFVAPTLTDLFYPGFGSPTLRPERSRTWEAGVDGSWLEGRATAKATWYATRFRDLIQSNSFFVADNVGSARIEGEEYAARISPSNRLWIQARAARLLGKNLVTGARLAKRPAWRAGVSLEGEPARGLIAIADWWWSA